A portion of the Lysinibacillus timonensis genome contains these proteins:
- the infB gene encoding translation initiation factor IF-2, translating into MTKLRVHEYAKKVNKSSKEVIEELKKLNINVSNHMSMLNSDAVSRLDNVYNLTNANNQISSSSKEQTRQAKPAPKNKEQQKIQSDKRKEDRMPENKNNNKPTNAPQNKQAKPTNKNNDKPKNHNNTNRKTDDQPNSRFDNNNKNKGGFNQRKKPGIHGGKRRHPKTHQPSQPVTPKELPEKITFYESLTVAELAKKLHREPSEIIKKLFMLGVMATINQDLDKDAIELICAEYGVEVEEEVRIDKTDLEVYFDQTEVNKEELQERPPVVTIMGHVDHGKTTLLDSIRNTKVTAGEAGGITQHIGAYQVNIDGKKITFLDTPGHAAFTTMRARGASITDLAIIVVAADDGVMPQTVEAINHAKAAEVPIIVAVNKMDKPSANPDRVMQELTEHGLVPEDWGGDTIFVPISALKGEGIDTLLEMILLVSEVAELKANPDRPAIGSVIEAQLDKGRGSVATLLVQDGTLRVGDPIVVGHAYGRVRAMVNDLGRRVKEAGPSTPVEITGINEVPQAGDRFVVFEDEKTARQVGESRSMTAIQASRSEKQRITLDNLFEQMSQGDVKEINLIVKADVQGTVEAMTASLMKIEVEGVNVKIIHTGVGAITESDITLASASNAIVIGFNVRPDVNAKRAADEEGVDIRLHRIIYKVIEEIEAAMKGMLDPEYQEKIIGQAEVRQTIKVSKVGTIAGSYITEGKVTRDSGVRVIREGIVIFEGELDSLKRFKDDAKEVAKGYECGITIKNFNDIKEGDIIEAFIMEEIKRA; encoded by the coding sequence ATGACCAAATTAAGAGTTCATGAATATGCGAAAAAAGTAAATAAATCAAGTAAAGAAGTCATTGAAGAGCTTAAAAAATTAAATATAAACGTATCCAATCATATGTCTATGTTGAATAGTGATGCTGTGTCGCGATTAGATAATGTCTATAATTTGACTAATGCTAATAACCAAATTTCTTCTTCATCGAAGGAACAAACAAGACAAGCAAAACCGGCTCCAAAGAATAAAGAACAACAAAAAATCCAATCGGATAAAAGAAAAGAAGATAGAATGCCAGAAAATAAAAATAATAATAAACCAACAAATGCACCACAAAACAAACAAGCAAAACCTACGAATAAAAATAACGACAAACCAAAAAATCATAACAACACTAATCGCAAAACAGATGATCAACCAAACAGTCGTTTTGACAACAATAATAAAAATAAAGGCGGCTTTAATCAACGCAAAAAGCCTGGTATCCATGGTGGGAAAAGACGTCATCCAAAAACACACCAACCTTCTCAGCCTGTTACTCCAAAAGAATTACCAGAAAAAATTACTTTTTATGAATCGTTAACAGTTGCAGAATTAGCAAAGAAATTACACCGTGAGCCATCTGAAATTATTAAAAAATTATTCATGCTAGGTGTAATGGCGACGATTAACCAAGATTTAGACAAAGATGCGATTGAGTTAATCTGTGCTGAATATGGTGTAGAAGTCGAAGAAGAAGTACGTATTGATAAAACAGATTTAGAAGTTTATTTCGATCAAACAGAAGTAAATAAAGAAGAACTTCAAGAACGTCCACCAGTTGTTACCATCATGGGACATGTTGACCATGGTAAAACAACATTACTAGATTCGATTCGTAATACGAAAGTAACTGCTGGAGAAGCAGGCGGGATCACACAACATATTGGTGCATACCAAGTAAATATTGATGGTAAAAAGATTACGTTTTTAGATACGCCTGGTCACGCAGCGTTTACGACAATGCGTGCTCGTGGTGCTAGTATTACGGACTTAGCGATTATTGTAGTTGCTGCAGATGATGGTGTAATGCCTCAAACAGTTGAAGCTATTAACCATGCGAAAGCAGCAGAAGTGCCAATTATCGTTGCAGTCAATAAAATGGATAAACCATCTGCTAACCCTGACCGTGTTATGCAAGAACTTACAGAACACGGATTAGTGCCAGAAGATTGGGGCGGCGATACAATCTTTGTACCGATTTCTGCATTAAAAGGGGAAGGAATCGATACACTACTAGAAATGATTTTATTAGTTTCAGAAGTAGCTGAATTGAAAGCAAATCCTGATCGTCCAGCAATTGGTTCAGTAATTGAGGCTCAATTAGACAAAGGCCGTGGTTCTGTTGCAACGCTTCTAGTACAAGATGGAACACTCCGCGTTGGAGATCCAATCGTAGTTGGCCATGCATATGGTCGTGTACGTGCTATGGTAAACGATTTAGGGCGTCGCGTGAAAGAGGCGGGTCCATCTACACCAGTTGAAATTACTGGTATTAACGAAGTTCCTCAAGCCGGCGACCGTTTTGTAGTCTTTGAAGACGAAAAAACAGCTCGCCAAGTTGGAGAATCTCGTTCAATGACTGCAATTCAAGCTAGTCGTTCTGAAAAACAACGTATTACATTAGATAATTTATTTGAACAAATGAGCCAAGGCGATGTAAAAGAAATTAACTTAATCGTAAAAGCAGACGTTCAAGGAACAGTAGAAGCCATGACAGCATCATTAATGAAAATTGAAGTGGAAGGCGTTAACGTAAAAATTATCCATACTGGTGTAGGGGCAATTACGGAATCCGATATTACACTTGCATCTGCTTCAAACGCAATTGTTATTGGTTTTAACGTTCGTCCTGATGTGAATGCGAAACGTGCTGCAGATGAAGAAGGCGTAGATATTCGTTTACACCGTATCATTTATAAAGTAATTGAAGAAATTGAAGCAGCAATGAAAGGGATGCTTGATCCTGAATATCAAGAAAAAATCATTGGTCAAGCTGAAGTACGTCAAACAATTAAAGTATCGAAAGTTGGTACGATTGCAGGATCTTACATTACAGAAGGTAAAGTAACAAGAGATTCTGGAGTACGTGTCATTCGTGAAGGAATCGTAATATTCGAAGGAGAACTTGACTCTTTAAAACGTTTCAAAGACGATGCTAAAGAAGTCGCAAAAGGTTACGAATGTGGTATTACTATCAAAAACTTTAACGACATTAAAGAAGGCGACATAATTGAAGCCTTCATTATGGAAGAAATTAAGCGCGCGTGA
- a CDS encoding DUF503 domain-containing protein yields MIVYAEVEFMIQTAHSLKEKRAVLQRMITRTKQKFNVSIAEIDHQNVWQRTRIGLVAVASSKVSAEREINNALSFLQSNPTWDQLDVWREYL; encoded by the coding sequence GTGATTGTCTACGCAGAAGTTGAATTTATGATTCAAACAGCCCATTCGTTAAAGGAAAAACGTGCCGTTCTCCAAAGAATGATTACTCGTACTAAGCAAAAATTTAACGTCTCTATAGCTGAAATTGATCATCAAAATGTGTGGCAGCGAACAAGAATTGGCCTTGTTGCTGTCGCATCTTCTAAAGTAAGCGCTGAACGTGAAATTAACAATGCTCTCTCGTTTCTTCAATCTAATCCTACATGGGATCAGCTAGATGTTTGGCGGGAATATTTATAG
- the rbfA gene encoding 30S ribosome-binding factor RbfA: MSLRSNRIAEQMKKELGEIISRKIKDPRVGFVTVTDVHVTGDLSQATVYISSLGSERERQDTMNALLKASGFIRTEIGQRIRLRRIPEITFEFDTAVEYGNKIEELLRSLHKE; encoded by the coding sequence ATGTCATTACGTTCAAATCGTATTGCAGAGCAAATGAAAAAAGAGCTTGGTGAAATCATTAGTCGTAAAATTAAGGATCCGCGTGTAGGGTTTGTTACAGTTACAGATGTTCATGTAACAGGAGACCTTTCACAAGCAACGGTTTATATTTCATCATTAGGTAGTGAAAGAGAGCGTCAAGATACAATGAACGCTTTACTGAAAGCATCTGGTTTTATCCGTACAGAAATCGGCCAACGTATTCGTTTAAGAAGAATTCCAGAAATTACATTTGAATTCGATACAGCGGTTGAATACGGTAATAAAATCGAAGAGCTACTACGCTCGTTGCATAAAGAATAA
- the truB gene encoding tRNA pseudouridine(55) synthase TruB yields MNGILPLWKERGMTSHDCVFKLRKILKTKKIGHTGTLDPSVEGVLPICIGQATRIAEYLTDAGKVYEAVVSIGRSTTTEDAEGEIVEEDNSFKKVTREQLLEVLHKLTGDIQQTPPMYSAVKVNGKRLYEYARKGEIVERPTRTVTIYSLELLDHMDVFEGQEITFSIRIACSKGTYIRTLAVQIGELLGYPAHMASLVRTQSGTFTKDLCITLGEVETAIQNEQINRLIYPVEYALTQYPFIEIDEFNEKQILNGQVLPMHDFLKEHDKIVFGLNKKALAVYISHPEKTNLMKPEKMFPKEQ; encoded by the coding sequence ATGAATGGCATCCTTCCATTATGGAAAGAACGTGGTATGACGAGTCATGACTGCGTTTTCAAATTACGTAAAATATTAAAAACAAAAAAAATTGGACATACAGGTACTTTAGATCCTAGTGTGGAGGGTGTTCTTCCAATTTGTATAGGACAGGCTACGCGGATTGCTGAATATTTAACAGATGCAGGAAAAGTGTATGAAGCAGTTGTATCAATTGGCCGTTCAACAACTACAGAAGACGCAGAGGGTGAAATAGTTGAAGAGGACAACTCGTTTAAAAAAGTTACTCGTGAACAACTGTTAGAAGTGTTGCACAAGTTAACAGGTGATATTCAACAAACTCCACCTATGTATTCAGCAGTAAAGGTAAATGGAAAAAGGTTATATGAATATGCTCGAAAGGGTGAAATAGTTGAACGCCCAACAAGAACCGTTACGATCTATTCATTAGAACTTTTAGATCATATGGACGTATTTGAAGGTCAAGAAATTACATTTAGCATTCGGATTGCATGTAGTAAAGGAACTTATATACGTACATTAGCCGTACAAATTGGTGAACTACTTGGTTACCCAGCGCATATGGCTTCATTAGTCCGTACTCAATCGGGTACTTTTACAAAGGATCTTTGTATAACTCTCGGTGAAGTTGAAACGGCTATACAGAATGAACAAATCAATCGTCTTATTTATCCAGTCGAGTATGCATTAACTCAGTACCCTTTTATCGAAATAGATGAATTTAACGAAAAACAAATTTTAAATGGACAAGTTCTTCCTATGCACGATTTTCTAAAAGAACATGATAAAATAGTATTTGGATTAAATAAAAAGGCGCTTGCTGTTTATATTTCACATCCAGAAAAGACAAATCTCATGAAGCCAGAGAAAATGTTCCCAAAAGAACAATAG
- the ribF gene encoding riboflavin biosynthesis protein RibF: protein MNVVHLKYPHQLNKMDMSNAYSMAIGFFDGVHRGHQEVIQHAITKAKELNVKSAVMTFDPHPSIVLGGRKEKVFYITPLQQKISVLEELGVDTVFVVQFTSDFAKLTPEEFINFFIRDLKVVHVTAGFDFSFGAFGKGNMETMRELSHGNYGVTVVDKCTDENEKISSTRIRKNLEDGNMEKVHKLLGRPFEVPGIVVHGDKRGRTIGFPTANIQSAEGSFIPAVGVYAVRILVQNEWYDGVCNVGYKPTFKNPEDKQLSIEVHILDFDKNIYGEEVVVGWYKRLRNEQKFDGIDALKTQIEKDKQEAINYFQTH, encoded by the coding sequence ATGAATGTAGTTCATTTAAAATATCCCCATCAATTAAATAAGATGGATATGTCAAATGCCTATTCTATGGCAATAGGATTTTTTGACGGCGTACATAGAGGGCATCAAGAAGTAATTCAACATGCCATCACGAAAGCAAAGGAATTGAATGTAAAAAGTGCGGTCATGACATTTGACCCCCATCCTTCAATCGTTTTAGGTGGACGTAAAGAAAAGGTATTTTATATTACACCTTTACAACAAAAAATATCAGTACTAGAAGAACTAGGTGTTGATACCGTATTTGTTGTTCAATTCACTTCCGATTTTGCAAAACTTACTCCAGAAGAATTTATTAATTTCTTTATTCGAGATTTAAAAGTCGTTCATGTGACGGCTGGATTTGATTTTTCCTTTGGTGCATTTGGTAAAGGGAATATGGAAACGATGCGAGAATTAAGTCATGGAAATTATGGTGTAACCGTAGTAGACAAATGTACAGATGAAAATGAGAAAATTAGCTCTACCCGTATTCGTAAAAACTTAGAAGACGGTAATATGGAAAAAGTTCATAAACTTTTAGGTCGTCCGTTTGAAGTACCAGGAATCGTTGTTCACGGTGATAAGCGTGGTCGTACCATTGGATTTCCTACTGCCAACATTCAGTCTGCTGAAGGAAGCTTCATCCCCGCTGTAGGTGTTTATGCAGTCAGAATTTTGGTCCAAAACGAGTGGTATGATGGTGTTTGTAATGTAGGATACAAGCCAACATTTAAAAATCCAGAAGATAAACAATTATCCATAGAAGTTCATATTTTGGATTTTGATAAAAATATTTATGGCGAAGAAGTGGTCGTTGGTTGGTATAAAAGACTACGAAATGAGCAAAAATTTGATGGTATTGACGCATTAAAAACTCAAATTGAGAAAGATAAACAAGAAGCAATCAACTATTTTCAGACACATTAG
- the rpsO gene encoding 30S ribosomal protein S15, which produces MAITKERKNEIIAEYRTHEGDTGSPEVQIAVLTEEINALNDHLSTHKKDFHSQRGLLKKVGRRRHLLKYLRNSDVQRYRELIQKLGLRR; this is translated from the coding sequence ATGGCAATCACAAAAGAACGTAAAAATGAAATTATCGCTGAGTACCGTACTCACGAGGGAGATACTGGTTCTCCAGAAGTGCAAATCGCAGTTTTAACTGAAGAAATCAATGCACTTAACGATCACTTATCTACACATAAAAAAGATTTCCACTCTCAACGTGGTCTTCTTAAAAAAGTAGGTCGTCGTCGTCATTTATTAAAATACTTACGTAACTCTGACGTACAACGTTACCGTGAGTTAATTCAAAAATTAGGCTTACGTCGATAA
- the pnp gene encoding polyribonucleotide nucleotidyltransferase: MTEKKVYTYEWAGRPLVIEVGQLAKQANGAALVRYGESAVLSTATMSKQAKALDFFPLTVNYEERLYAAGKIPGGFIKREGRPSEHAILVSRLIDRPIRPMFPDGFRNEVQVISIVMSSDPNGPTDVAAMFGSSLALAISDVPFNGPIAGVHVGYVDGEFIINPTVEQSEKSTVHLTVAGNKDAINMVEAGALEVPEEIMLEAIMFGHEEIKKLIAFQEQIVAEAGKEKIEVSLFEIDKEIEAQIKAACEEDMNAAIQTAEKHAREEAISAVKERVIATYEEQEADEDTLKQVKTILDKMVKDEVRRLITEEKIRPDGRKVDEIRPLSSEVNLLQRAHGSGLFTRGQTQALSICTLGPLGDVQIIDGLGLEESKRFMHHYNFPQFSVGETGPMRGPGRREIGHGALGERALLAVIPDEKDFPYAIRCVSEVLESNGSTSQASICASTLAMMDAGVPIKAPVAGIAMGLVKKGEHYSVLTDIQGMEDHLGDMDFKVAGTAKGVTALQMDIKIDGLSREILEEALQQAKAGRMIILEHMLSTLDEPRTSLSQYAPKIEVIKINPEKIRDVIGSGGKTINKIIEETGVKIDTEQDGTIYISSANEAMNKRAKEIIENIVREAKVGEYYMATVRRIEKFGAFCEIFPGKDGLLHISEIQEERTSKVEDVLKLGDQLLVKCIEIDNQGRVNLSRKVVIKEEKERAEQAEQQ; the protein is encoded by the coding sequence ATGACCGAAAAAAAAGTTTACACTTACGAATGGGCTGGACGTCCACTAGTAATTGAAGTTGGACAACTTGCCAAACAAGCAAACGGTGCTGCATTAGTCCGTTATGGTGAGTCAGCTGTATTATCTACAGCAACTATGTCAAAACAAGCAAAGGCACTAGACTTCTTCCCGTTAACAGTTAACTACGAAGAGCGTTTATACGCAGCAGGTAAAATTCCTGGGGGCTTTATTAAACGTGAAGGTAGACCGTCTGAACATGCGATTTTGGTGTCGCGTTTAATTGACCGACCAATTCGACCAATGTTCCCAGATGGCTTCCGTAATGAGGTACAAGTGATTTCTATCGTAATGTCCTCTGATCCAAACGGTCCAACTGACGTAGCAGCAATGTTTGGTTCGTCACTAGCATTAGCAATTTCTGATGTTCCATTTAATGGGCCGATTGCTGGTGTACACGTTGGTTATGTAGATGGTGAATTTATCATCAACCCAACTGTTGAACAATCAGAAAAAAGCACTGTTCATCTAACAGTAGCAGGTAACAAAGATGCCATTAACATGGTTGAAGCAGGCGCTCTTGAGGTTCCTGAAGAAATTATGTTAGAAGCGATCATGTTCGGGCATGAAGAAATTAAGAAACTAATTGCCTTCCAAGAACAAATCGTTGCTGAAGCAGGTAAAGAAAAAATAGAAGTGTCTTTATTTGAAATCGATAAAGAAATCGAAGCTCAAATTAAAGCTGCTTGCGAAGAAGATATGAATGCTGCAATTCAAACGGCTGAAAAACATGCTCGTGAAGAAGCAATTTCTGCTGTTAAAGAGCGCGTAATCGCTACTTACGAAGAACAAGAAGCAGATGAAGATACATTAAAACAAGTTAAAACGATTTTAGATAAAATGGTGAAAGATGAAGTACGTCGTTTAATTACGGAAGAAAAGATCCGTCCAGATGGCCGTAAAGTCGATGAAATCCGTCCTTTATCATCAGAAGTTAACTTATTACAACGTGCCCACGGTTCAGGTCTATTTACACGTGGACAAACGCAAGCATTATCGATTTGTACGCTAGGGCCATTAGGTGACGTGCAAATTATTGATGGCCTAGGTTTGGAAGAATCGAAACGCTTCATGCATCACTATAACTTCCCTCAATTCTCAGTTGGGGAAACAGGTCCTATGCGTGGTCCTGGTCGTCGTGAAATCGGTCACGGTGCATTAGGTGAACGCGCGTTACTTGCAGTTATTCCAGATGAAAAAGACTTCCCATATGCAATCCGTTGCGTATCAGAAGTATTAGAGTCAAACGGTTCAACTTCACAAGCATCAATCTGTGCTTCTACATTAGCAATGATGGACGCAGGTGTTCCAATCAAAGCGCCAGTTGCTGGTATTGCGATGGGTCTTGTGAAAAAAGGTGAGCACTACTCAGTTTTAACAGACATCCAAGGTATGGAAGATCATCTTGGTGACATGGACTTTAAAGTAGCGGGTACAGCTAAGGGTGTTACTGCTCTTCAAATGGATATAAAAATTGATGGTTTATCACGTGAAATTTTAGAAGAGGCATTACAACAAGCAAAAGCTGGACGTATGATTATCCTTGAGCATATGCTTTCAACTTTGGACGAGCCACGAACTTCTTTATCACAATATGCGCCAAAAATCGAAGTAATCAAAATTAACCCAGAAAAAATCCGTGATGTTATTGGTTCTGGTGGTAAAACAATCAACAAAATTATTGAAGAAACTGGCGTAAAAATTGATACAGAACAAGATGGTACAATTTACATTTCATCTGCTAACGAAGCAATGAACAAACGTGCAAAAGAGATTATTGAAAATATCGTTCGTGAAGCTAAAGTAGGCGAGTACTACATGGCAACTGTGAGACGTATTGAAAAATTCGGTGCGTTCTGTGAAATCTTCCCTGGTAAAGATGGATTATTGCACATTTCTGAAATTCAAGAGGAACGTACAAGCAAAGTGGAAGACGTTCTTAAACTTGGTGATCAACTTTTAGTAAAATGTATTGAAATCGATAACCAAGGCCGTGTAAACCTTTCACGCAAAGTAGTAATAAAAGAAGAAAAAGAACGTGCTGAACAAGCAGAACAACAATAA
- a CDS encoding PadR family transcriptional regulator — MSKQTDTKYAILGLLTTGCRTGYSIKQLIDRSLNHFWKISYGQIYPTLKQLVEEGLATVTGTSQDGKPDKKEYFLTPKGELELQTWLQAPIKEIPTEKNEVLLKLFFSRHQANDVTIRHLTVYKENLQERYNTYDTIEQIIRLHSTNHEDAKYWLFTLDYGKRNAESAIEWCIATIDQLKEE; from the coding sequence ATGAGTAAACAGACAGATACGAAGTATGCCATATTAGGGTTACTAACGACGGGATGTCGAACAGGATACTCCATTAAACAGTTAATTGATCGAAGTTTAAATCATTTTTGGAAGATTAGTTACGGCCAAATTTATCCGACATTGAAACAATTAGTTGAAGAGGGGTTAGCCACGGTAACAGGTACCTCACAGGATGGTAAACCAGATAAAAAGGAGTATTTTCTAACACCAAAAGGTGAACTAGAGCTACAAACATGGCTTCAAGCTCCAATAAAAGAAATCCCGACAGAGAAAAATGAAGTATTATTAAAACTATTTTTTAGTCGACATCAAGCCAATGATGTGACGATACGTCATTTAACAGTATACAAAGAAAACCTTCAAGAACGATATAATACGTACGACACTATTGAACAAATAATCCGCCTGCATTCAACGAATCATGAGGATGCGAAATATTGGCTATTTACTTTGGATTACGGTAAGCGTAATGCAGAAAGTGCAATAGAGTGGTGTATTGCCACGATTGATCAGTTAAAGGAGGAGTAA
- a CDS encoding DUF4188 domain-containing protein, translated as MGKEIFPGRFTTENDQDIVVFIIGMRINRRLAISKWLPVFTAMPKMIRELYQNKDLGFISMESYFGLRTTVMIQYWRSTEELMAYAKGQQHLKAWREFNQKVGNNDAVGIYHETYVVRKGEYESFYGNMPLYGLGKAMKQIPITSKINSAGKRLAKM; from the coding sequence GTGGGGAAAGAAATTTTTCCAGGAAGATTCACAACGGAAAACGATCAAGACATCGTTGTATTTATCATTGGCATGAGAATTAATAGAAGACTTGCAATAAGTAAATGGTTACCAGTCTTTACAGCGATGCCTAAAATGATTCGAGAACTGTATCAAAATAAAGACCTAGGCTTCATCTCAATGGAAAGTTATTTTGGGCTAAGAACAACAGTCATGATCCAATATTGGAGATCGACAGAAGAACTCATGGCTTATGCAAAAGGACAACAGCATCTAAAGGCTTGGAGAGAGTTTAATCAAAAAGTTGGGAATAACGATGCCGTTGGAATTTATCATGAAACGTATGTCGTACGTAAAGGTGAATACGAATCGTTTTATGGCAATATGCCGTTGTATGGACTTGGGAAAGCGATGAAACAGATTCCGATTACATCAAAGATCAACTCTGCTGGGAAAAGGTTAGCGAAAATGTGA
- a CDS encoding FtsX-like permease family protein — MLFKDQLSFVFQHMRKNKLRVTMTILAAMMGCAFLIILASVGFGIQETVKGELLNQNSVTEIELWGDQPLAEEDVEFIQSIGHVNVILTRQEIAGSVRSTFEDRESEAIGTVVDMEAQAKLPSTLSEGRLPKSANEIVVGYHYAQQLLNDKDRELIEQKSKEAEEQGTWYNGADEGYKGVIVNQQVNLQFMDEETFEYLEPSTYTIVGILEEPAYDFVIDNSILFSEDLLEIQTDLATYRTTTIYVDSLENVLPVLDQLKESNYQVYSSIEQIKEMDLFFLIFKMGLIFIGTISILIASIGIFNTMTMAVTERTREIGVLKAIGASPSIIQRLFLMESAFIGLLGTILAVIVSYGLSYLINAILPHVVSFALSEDSADMAGITFSVIPVSLVLLASGISIFVAILSGWRPARKATQIEVIQALRQEL; from the coding sequence ATGCTATTTAAAGACCAGCTCTCATTCGTATTCCAACATATGCGAAAAAATAAACTTCGTGTAACGATGACAATTCTTGCGGCTATGATGGGTTGTGCATTCCTTATCATTCTTGCTTCAGTAGGTTTTGGTATACAAGAGACAGTTAAAGGTGAGTTGTTAAATCAAAATTCAGTTACAGAAATTGAACTTTGGGGTGATCAACCCTTAGCAGAGGAAGATGTTGAATTTATTCAAAGCATCGGCCATGTGAATGTAATTTTAACTAGACAAGAAATAGCAGGTTCAGTTCGCTCTACCTTTGAAGATCGTGAGTCAGAAGCAATTGGTACAGTTGTTGATATGGAAGCACAAGCAAAACTTCCTTCAACTTTAAGTGAAGGTCGTTTACCAAAAAGTGCAAATGAAATTGTTGTAGGCTACCATTACGCACAGCAATTACTAAATGACAAAGATAGAGAGCTAATTGAACAGAAATCAAAAGAAGCCGAGGAGCAAGGTACTTGGTACAACGGGGCTGATGAAGGATATAAAGGAGTAATAGTAAATCAGCAAGTAAATCTTCAATTTATGGACGAAGAAACTTTCGAATACTTAGAACCTTCAACCTATACAATAGTAGGTATTCTAGAGGAACCAGCCTATGATTTCGTGATAGATAATAGTATTCTTTTTAGTGAGGATTTATTAGAGATACAAACAGATTTAGCCACGTATCGAACAACAACGATTTATGTAGATTCTCTGGAAAATGTTTTACCTGTTTTAGACCAATTAAAAGAAAGCAATTATCAAGTTTATTCTTCTATTGAACAAATTAAAGAAATGGATCTATTCTTCTTAATTTTTAAAATGGGACTTATTTTTATTGGAACAATCTCCATTTTGATTGCTTCTATCGGTATTTTTAACACGATGACGATGGCAGTTACTGAAAGAACACGTGAGATTGGTGTACTAAAAGCCATTGGGGCATCCCCTTCGATCATCCAACGACTCTTTTTAATGGAAAGTGCCTTTATTGGATTGTTAGGTACCATCTTGGCCGTAATCGTTTCATATGGTTTAAGTTATTTAATTAATGCAATTCTTCCACATGTCGTGTCATTTGCGTTATCAGAAGACTCTGCTGATATGGCTGGAATTACCTTCTCCGTTATTCCAGTAAGTCTTGTGCTTTTAGCAAGCGGTATTAGTATCTTCGTCGCAATCCTGTCAGGTTGGCGCCCAGCCCGAAAAGCGACACAAATTGAAGTAATTCAAGCATTAAGACAAGAATTATAA
- a CDS encoding ABC transporter ATP-binding protein: MIQVQSLNHTFKIGKKGKEKKIEVLKDISFEIKRGEIVSIVGKSGSGKSTLLQVIAGFMKPDSGSIKVNNIEIAKFNEKQSAAFRLNQFGFIFQNFQLLPNQNVFENVELPLKIKGVQASVRKKIVGKILEKVGLSEFCDHYPNELSGGQQQRVSIARAMITNPPIILADEPTGSLDSQTEREILELILYLNQTEHITFVIITHDEEVAQIAHRKLRMHDGLLIGDEKYAI, from the coding sequence ATGATACAAGTTCAATCGCTGAATCACACATTTAAAATTGGAAAGAAAGGTAAAGAGAAAAAAATCGAGGTACTTAAGGATATATCCTTCGAAATAAAACGAGGGGAGATTGTCTCAATCGTTGGAAAAAGTGGATCAGGTAAATCCACATTACTTCAAGTCATTGCGGGCTTTATGAAACCTGACTCTGGTTCCATTAAAGTAAATAACATAGAAATTGCTAAGTTTAACGAAAAGCAAAGTGCTGCATTTCGCCTAAATCAATTTGGTTTCATTTTTCAAAACTTTCAACTATTGCCAAACCAAAACGTCTTCGAAAACGTTGAGCTACCTCTTAAAATAAAAGGAGTTCAAGCTTCCGTGCGTAAGAAAATTGTAGGAAAAATTCTTGAAAAGGTGGGATTATCAGAGTTTTGTGATCACTATCCGAATGAACTATCAGGTGGTCAACAACAACGTGTATCCATTGCTAGAGCCATGATAACCAATCCGCCCATTATTTTAGCGGATGAACCAACTGGAAGCCTTGACTCCCAGACGGAGAGAGAGATTCTTGAACTAATACTATATCTAAACCAAACAGAACATATCACGTTCGTCATCATTACGCATGACGAGGAAGTGGCTCAAATTGCCCATCGAAAACTTCGCATGCATGATGGGTTGCTGATAGGAGATGAAAAATATGCTATTTAA